GGGTGGTGTTCACCGGCCGCAACGAGGCCAGGGGCGGCGAGATAGCGAGCAAGCTCGGAGAGGCAGCGCTGTTCGTCGCCGGCGACGTCCGTCGCGAAGAGGACATCGCTTCCGCGATCCAGGCCGCACGCGACACGTTCGGTCGTCTCGATTGCCTGTTCAACAATGCCGGCGGCGGCACCAGCGGCTCCGTAGAGACGGTGACGACCGACGATTTTCGCTACGCCATGGACTTGCTGGTCGGCAGCGTCGTGTTCGGGATGAAGCATGCCGCGCCGATAATGAAGGCTCAGGGCTCCGGCGCGATCATCAACAACACCAGCGTCGCAGCCCTCAGGACCAATTACGGCGGATTGCTCTACGCCGGTGCCAAGGCGGCGGTGCGTCAGATGACCAAGGTCGCGGGCATGGAGCTTGCTCCGTGGGGCATCACGGTCAATTCGATCGCGCCCGGTGGGATCGCGACACCGATATTCTTCGGCGGATCCGAGCGCGCCAAGGGCATGGAGGAAGGCCACGTGGCTGCTTCGATGGCCAAGCTCGAGCGGAGCCTGGCCGCCGCGACGCCGCTCCAGCGCTCGGGTCACCCGATCGATATCGCCTATGGCGCGCTTTACCTGGCGAGCGACGAGGGACGTTTCGTCACCTGCCACGACCTGGTCATCGACGCGGGCATGACCGCTGGCGGTAAGACGAACTTCGAGGGCAGGCCGCCCGAGACGAGCTGGTAGTAGGACGCGACGCCGAGCGGCTTCACATGGGGTCGCGCCGCCCTGCAATTCCGGCGTGAATGCGCGCACGCACTTCAGGCAGGATCGCGCGCATAGGGTGGCGGCCGTCGACCCAGCCGACGAACTGACAGATGTCGTAGCCCAGCAGCTTCTGCACCTCTTCGGGCAGGCTGGCCACCGTCGCGGGATCGAGCCCGAGGTATTGGTTTTCCTGCTGACGCAGCCAGCCGCGGCAGTAGTTGAGCGAAAGTCCGAAGCGAGCCTCCCCGGTGGTGTTGGCTCCGCCACCATGCCAGACGGCGCCGTTCCAGAGCAGCACGGACCCACGCGGCATCTCGGCCGCGATCCATGCCGCTGCCGGATCGACCGGCTCGCTGCAGAGGTGCGAGCCCGGGACGAGGCGGGTCGCTCCATTGGCCAGGCTGAAGTCGGTCAGAGCCCAGATTGTGTTGATCACGAGCGGCGGATGTGCCGCGTCTGGAAAGTATGCGTCGTCGCGGTGCAGAGCCTGGAAGGTCTCCCCGCCGTGGATCTCCATTGTCGAAGCGATCGAAAGCTGGGCTTCAGGACCGAGAGCAGAGCGGACGATCGTAAGCACGTCGGGCTGGACCAGCAGGGAATCGAGGACGCGGGTTTTGGCGAACAGATTGAACACTCGCTTGGTGCGGGTCCCGGCGAAGTCGTTGTCGCCGAACGGCTGGTCCGCATGAAGGCGATCGAGCTCGGACTTGATCCTCCGGCACCCTTCGTCTTCGAGCAGGCCGGGGATGATGGTGTACCCGGCCTCGGCGAGCTGTTCGGCATGCTCGGACAGCGCGTCCGGGGCGTATGGCCGGAACATCAAACCGTATCCGACACGGCCTGCCAGGGGGGCGCAACTCGCGCATCGTCGGGACGATTGTCTTCGCCCCAGAAGAGGACTGCGGGCACGTGTGCAACCAACTGCTTCGAAACAATAATCTACAGCTGACAAATCGCCGAGAGCACCAATAGCAGCACCGCATCGCGAAGCAAGTTTGACGGGCGAACCTAGAGCCAACCAAATACAGAGCGAGGAGGACACAATTGTGCTCTCTAAACGAGCGGGGCGATGGTCGGTGGGCTGCGCGCAAACCCTGACGACTGGCCGACCGCACTGCTGTGGGATTTTTGGGCGTACCTCAGGCAATAGTCCGCGCATTTGTGGTGGCGGGGATACGGTATCTCTTCCGTTTAGGGCGGACGGTCCTGCAGCCTTGCAGTTAGCGAACGGCGGCGACGCGCTTCCGAAGCGCGTCGCCGCAAACGGTCGCCCACGCGATCGCTCAGAACTTCTTCCTCAGGCCGAGTTTGAACGTCCGTCCAATCGGATTCCCAATGAACGGATCGTAGCTGTATTCCAGACGTGCGCGAGGTGGATCACGGTCGAACACGTTCAAGACCGAAGCCGACAACGTAACGTCCAATGGTAGGTCTACGCGGTAGGTGAAATCGTGCATCATGAAGGAGTTCACGCGCAGACCGAAATCGACCAGTTGGCAATTGGTGGCCGAGCCGGCGTTGACGTTGGCCACGCTGCAGTTCGTCGAGGGGCCGGTCTGCACGACAGTCGGCCCTCGATTGTCGTCGACTCCCTCGATGAAGGTCGTCGTCCAGTTGAAGCGATGCGGCCCTGTTTCGAAGTCCAAATAGGCGGCTACCCGCAATTTCGACACGGTGCCCGGTGCTCGATCGTAGTTGGTGAATCCGGCCGCATCGAAAGCCGGCGAGACGAAGATACCGTTGTAGACGAACTCGTACTGCTTGTAATGAAACAGGTAGCTACCCGTCGCACCGATATCGAGCGTTCCGCCGATAAGCTGGTCGAAGCGATAATTGACGTCGAAATCCACTCCGTTGAGGCGGATCGTGGGACCATTGGTCACGTCGGATCGGACCCGCTCGATGTCGTTGCCCGTCGTCACGCCCTGCGTGCAGGCATTGGCGTTGTTGAAGGTGACGAACGAGCGCAGTGGGCTCGAGCAGTTGACGAACTGGCTGCCGTTTCCAGTACCCGCAACTGCGGTCGCGACGACATTGGCCGGAACCGCGAGGATCTGGTCGTCGACCTTGTAGCTCCAATAATCTATCGTCGCCGTAAGCCCGCCTGTCTGTAAGATCGCGCCGACGCTGTAGCTGAGCGCCTTTTCTGGCCCGACGGCGGGGTTGCCGAATGTGTCGATCGACTTGAAGACATTGCCCGAGGCGGCGATGCCTTGAAGGAGGGTGACACCCGTCGGCGCCGAATCCAGCACCGTAGGGCCACGAAAGGATGTCCCTACCGAACCTCTGATCGCCAGCCAGTCGGTTAGGTCCCATTTCGCGCGCAATTGCGGATTTGTGGTCGAGCCGGTCAAGCCGCCATAATCTTCGTGTCGTAACGACAGCTGGGCGTCGAACCCTTCGAACAGCGGCAGGCTCAACTCGCCGAACACCGCCTTCACCTTTAGGGAGAGATCGAGCGGAATGTTCTGTCCGAGGAAGATGTAGGGGCCGGTGCGTAAGGCGCAGGTCGTCTGGCCTAGCACCGGGCATGGGTTGAGGTTGGCGTTGTAGATGTCGGAGACACGCTGTTCGAAATCGACGTGCCGGTACTGCGCGCCGACCGCAAATCCCACCTCTCCGCCCGGGAGAATGACCGGCAAGGCGCCGCTTACCACCGTATCGGCGACCCAGGTTTGGGTCTTGGCGGTGTAGCGCTGCGTGTCGAATAGCCAGGCGACAAGCTCGGTAGAATTGGCGTTCGCCGGCACATAGCCGGGGTTGGTCAACTCGAGCGGGCGATTGCCGGCATACCCATTCGAGAAGGGATTGAAGTATTGGCAGCCGTTGGCCCCGGGCACGGTGCCCCCGCAGTTGGGGCCACCCAAGCCGTCGAGTGCCCGCTGCAGGCGGTCGATCAAGACGTCGGGGGTCTGCTGGACCTGGTCCTCGATGATGTATGTCGCCGCAATGTCGAAGGCCAGGCCGTCCGTGAGGTCCCCTTTCACGCCCGCAGACCATCGCAACTGCTCGTAGTCGCGCTTGAGAATCTGTCCTCCTTTGCCGTCTGTCGTCGGATTGCCGCCCACTGCGATCGGACGAAGCCGATTGGTCCTAATGCTCTGCGCTACGCCGATCAGAGCGCCTTGTCCGGTCTGGGGTCGATTCCTGAACGGCAGGAATTTTTCGCGAGCGGGGCAAAGCCGCCATGCGGCTTTCCGGATCGCGGATCAGCCCTGCTCATGGCCGCTTGTGGGTGGAAAGGCGAATGGCAGCTTTGGCAGCAAAACCTTGCAAGCTTGGTCGCTAGCTCGGAGTAGGCCCGACAAGCGCTATCCACTCGGCTTGTGTCCGCGGTTGTTCGGCAAGTGCGGGCACCCCATCAGGAAGCGTCACCCAGGCTTGCTTGCTGCTCACCCAAAGATGAGCGGCAGGCACGACCTCGTGGCTTTGATCGAGGGTTCCGCAGCGCAACGATGCAAAGCCCGGGCGCTTGTCATTCTCGGCGAAGATGCGGACTTTGCAGGTTGGACACCCCCAGATCGATGATAGGGCACCACTCGGCTGTTCATAGGAGCCGATGTCCAGATCGCCCTCAATGTCGAGATCCTGCTTGGCGAACAGCATGTGCTCGCTGAAGGCTCCACCAGTTCGCGTCTGACAGTCGGTGCAATGGCATGCATAAGGTCGAAATCGAAATCCATCGCGAAGAGTGTAGCGCACGGCACCGCACAGACATCCACCCGTCAAATCGCCTTTCATCGGTTAGCCCTCACGTCGTAACCTTCCGGCAGTCTAGCGAAGGCTGGAACGGCGACAATGGGGTCGTGAGCTGCCTGGCGGCTTTTGGCCCATAGGCCCAGGATAGCGGACAATGCGTCCGGCGCCGGCTCGGTGTCTGCTTTCCTACCCCGGCGATCTGGAAGCTGCCGATCGGCTTCCGACCCCTTAGCAGTCATCACTCCAGTTGCAGGGATTGGTTTGCCATCTGTCCCAACGCGCCGAGCGCTTCGAGCGCGTCTCTGGAATTGCCGTCAGCAAGCGTCATGATCCGCGCCGTCACAGACGGCGAGGCCCCCAGCTCGCGGGTGAGCCTGAAGAAGATCGCCTCGCTCCACGGTTCTCCCTTGCGCACAGCAACGAACAGCGCGCGGTTGAGATCGGCAAGGCCGGCCTTGCCAGCGCGCCGTTCGTCTTGATCGATCGCCAGCCACATGATCAGCCCGCACTGATAGTGCAGATCGAATTTGCCCTCGGCCGAGGCTTTGCTCAAAGGTGTCGCGGCAAGCCCGGCGGCACAGGCCTGTTGGGCCTCTTCCTTGCGGCTCAGCACATAGGCCCGCTCTGCCGGACCGCGCCCGACCATCGCTAGCGCGGCCATGGCCTCGGCACCGCCCTCGTGAATCCACGCAAAACGATCGTCGCCGAACAGTTTGCCGGCCTTGTCCTGCTGGAACAGATGCGCGGCTTCGTGGGCGAAGAACCAATCCAGCCACAGCGGATTATCCGCAGCGACCCTTTCAATCGCGCCCTCGCCGTCAAAGTGCATGAAAATCTGACGCGGGAGGGTGCCGCCCTGGCTAGAAACTCGGCCATTCTTCTCCGGCTCGTCGTCGATGGAGACATAGAGTTCCGGTTTGAAGGACAGCGGGCCGTAGATCGTGGCAAGATCCTGAATGGCTTGGGGCAGGGAGCGATCGAGATGCTGGCGCACCGCCGGCGGAAGACCGGGATCAATGATCGCCACGAAATCATCGGCATCCACGGGCTTGAGCGTGCCGATGAAGATGCTGGTGCCATCGTCCCGGCTGATGAAGCTCTCGCGGTCCGGGGTCCGGCGACCCTCGACACCGACAATCTCGCCGGGCGCCGTGATGCGGATCGGCAGGGGGCCGGTCTGCTCGCATGGCGCGCTCGGGCAGGCGTGGAACTGGCCGGAATGAACGAGAGCGCCGCCCTGGCTGAACGGCGAGAAGGGCGCGTAGCTCTTCGGCAGGGCGCGATAGTCGATCGGAATCGTGAACGCGACTTGCCGGAACGCTTGCCCGTCGGTGCGCTCGATCCGCTCGCCTTGGCCTTCCTTGACCCAGCGGAAGGCACCGTCGGCGGGCTTCCAGACTTCAGCGCGATAGCCGCCGAGCTCTTGCGGGAAGTGGAGCGCCGTGGTCGCCTCGCTTAGGCGATAGTCTGCCGTGACCTGCCGGTCTGCAGAGTGGGTCAGATCCAGCGCCAGCGTCTGAGGCGCGCCCGGCACGCCCACTCCGGCAGCGCAGCCTGCTAAAGCGAGGGCTGCGGGCAGCACTATGGCAAGCGTGCGAAATGACAATGGCATATCGATTCCCTGAACGACCGGTTGAGGCGACATCTACAGCTCTGGCACGGCGTCGAAAAGCCGCCCTTCGCTTTCCCACCCTCGACCTCGCCATTAGATCGGCTCTGGGCAAAACTTGGAAGCGGTCATTGAACGTGGGGGCGGCGGTGGTGGCGGTGCCCGGACGCATACGGCTTAGCGTACGTTTACGCACAGATTCTGCGATGCCCCCGTCTTGGCAGCCTCCTGTGCGACGTCGGCGAGCGGCTCGAAACGGTAAGGGGCGAAGTCCGCCACCATCCGCTTCGACAGCGTCTTGCGGCTGTAGGCGCCGCCCTCGGTCCAGCTCGCGCTTTGCGTGAAGCCATAGCCCTCCGCGTGCCGAACCATCTCGTCGTGCGGCGCGACGTACCAGCGGCCGGCGTCGTGGAACGCGATCCAGATGTCGCGACCGAGGTACTTCCGGTCGATCATCCAGCGCCCCTTGAGCTGGACGAGCTTCGTGTCGCCGGTCGTCTCATTGGCGAGGATGAAGTCGATGCCGCCGTCGTAGACCGGCAGGAAGGCGTTGTAGCCGTTGGCGAGCGCGAGGCTCACCAGCGCGTTGCGGTTGATGACCTCTCGGATCTGGCTGCGGTATCGGCTCATGGGCGCGGCCTCAGCCCTGCCAGCTTGGCAGCGCGGCAACGATTTCGCGCGTGCGCAGGCTCATGGCGATGACGCGTGCGAGGAGGTCGAAGGGGTAGCGGGGATCGCCCTTCTCCTCGCGCGCGTAGGCGTTGGCGTCCTTGGTGATGCCCGACGCGGTGTCGGTCCGGACCCCCTGCCACTCCATCACCCATTCGATCGCCGACTTGCCGTTGACGACGTAATCGTACGCCTCGAGCGGCACGCCGGTCAGGGTGAGGTTGTGGTTGTAGTGGATGACGCTGCGATCATACGCGCCCTGCTTGCCGCCGAAGCGCATCTTCTCGACCCGCCAGAAGACGACGGGGTCGGGGATGTTGATCAGCCGCAGGTCGCCCTGGGCGAGCGTCACGGGGAACGGCTCTACACTCTCGAAACCGCAGTGCAGCTCGGCAAGCTCCCGGCCCGCCCGCTCGAATGCGTCGAAGATGGCGCGATCGGTCGGAACCGGCAGACGCGGCAGTTCCTTGGCGAGCGTGTCGGCAAAGCGCAGACGATAGTCGGGTGCGTGGAGCAAGCCGTACGAATAATAGAACATTGCCTCGTGGCTGAGCGCGGCATCGCCGAGCGCGCTGCGATAGGCGTCGAGCGCGCCAGGCGTGATCCCGGGGCGGCGCCGGTACTGGCGCTCTCCCTCCCCGAACAATTCGCCAGCGGCGAGATCG
This sequence is a window from Sphingopyxis sp. 113P3. Protein-coding genes within it:
- a CDS encoding TonB-dependent receptor domain-containing protein produces the protein MGGNPTTDGKGGQILKRDYEQLRWSAGVKGDLTDGLAFDIAATYIIEDQVQQTPDVLIDRLQRALDGLGGPNCGGTVPGANGCQYFNPFSNGYAGNRPLELTNPGYVPANANSTELVAWLFDTQRYTAKTQTWVADTVVSGALPVILPGGEVGFAVGAQYRHVDFEQRVSDIYNANLNPCPVLGQTTCALRTGPYIFLGQNIPLDLSLKVKAVFGELSLPLFEGFDAQLSLRHEDYGGLTGSTTNPQLRAKWDLTDWLAIRGSVGTSFRGPTVLDSAPTGVTLLQGIAASGNVFKSIDTFGNPAVGPEKALSYSVGAILQTGGLTATIDYWSYKVDDQILAVPANVVATAVAGTGNGSQFVNCSSPLRSFVTFNNANACTQGVTTGNDIERVRSDVTNGPTIRLNGVDFDVNYRFDQLIGGTLDIGATGSYLFHYKQYEFVYNGIFVSPAFDAAGFTNYDRAPGTVSKLRVAAYLDFETGPHRFNWTTTFIEGVDDNRGPTVVQTGPSTNCSVANVNAGSATNCQLVDFGLRVNSFMMHDFTYRVDLPLDVTLSASVLNVFDRDPPRARLEYSYDPFIGNPIGRTFKLGLRKKF
- a CDS encoding phytanoyl-CoA dioxygenase family protein, producing MFRPYAPDALSEHAEQLAEAGYTIIPGLLEDEGCRRIKSELDRLHADQPFGDNDFAGTRTKRVFNLFAKTRVLDSLLVQPDVLTIVRSALGPEAQLSIASTMEIHGGETFQALHRDDAYFPDAAHPPLVINTIWALTDFSLANGATRLVPGSHLCSEPVDPAAAWIAAEMPRGSVLLWNGAVWHGGGANTTGEARFGLSLNYCRGWLRQQENQYLGLDPATVASLPEEVQKLLGYDICQFVGWVDGRHPMRAILPEVRARIHAGIAGRRDPM
- a CDS encoding SDR family NAD(P)-dependent oxidoreductase, with translation MTGRLDGKVAVITGGTSGIGEATVELFVEHGARVVFTGRNEARGGEIASKLGEAALFVAGDVRREEDIASAIQAARDTFGRLDCLFNNAGGGTSGSVETVTTDDFRYAMDLLVGSVVFGMKHAAPIMKAQGSGAIINNTSVAALRTNYGGLLYAGAKAAVRQMTKVAGMELAPWGITVNSIAPGGIATPIFFGGSERAKGMEEGHVAASMAKLERSLAAATPLQRSGHPIDIAYGALYLASDEGRFVTCHDLVIDAGMTAGGKTNFEGRPPETSW
- a CDS encoding GFA family protein encodes the protein MKGDLTGGCLCGAVRYTLRDGFRFRPYACHCTDCQTRTGGAFSEHMLFAKQDLDIEGDLDIGSYEQPSGALSSIWGCPTCKVRIFAENDKRPGFASLRCGTLDQSHEVVPAAHLWVSSKQAWVTLPDGVPALAEQPRTQAEWIALVGPTPS